One region of Phragmites australis chromosome 18, lpPhrAust1.1, whole genome shotgun sequence genomic DNA includes:
- the LOC133899294 gene encoding transcription factor BHLH089-like translates to MDSFAWASVPQTAELAAGSAISEARGGVLLPSVLGFQLPPATGLEHLAVDSGLVERAVRSSCFGAGNGAATASASKGTSEGPLDRRSKVGGGVHDDAPSAGAAAAECSARGSEESKKRRRSYEDVHGTDQDQAKASNVSTDSANESPRSKGAKGEGNGTAAAAANVAAGKRKWKGSKEPDEPDTEEYIHVRARKGQATNRHSLAERLRREKISVRMKLLQDLVPGCSKVTGKAIMLDEIINYVQSLQRQVEFLSMKLAAVNPRLGLNIEGLLSKDQLIRFPGASSPAPIGFSFSQEMIPKLQKLSSQSGMLQGGVHGVTNPDVFRTGSFGEPASQMFHIMDGSFHDAVAQMVFPSVISSEHLTIRPDQDGFHM, encoded by the exons ATGGATTCCTTTGCATGGGCGTCGGTTCCTCAGACTGCGGAGCTAGCCGCCGGCAGTGCCATCTCCGAAGCGAGAGGCGGGGTTCTCCTGCCGTCGGTGCTCGGGTTCCAACTCCCACCGGCGACCGGTTTGGAGCATTTGGCGGTGGACTCCGGCCTCGTCGAGCGGGCGGTGCGGTCGTCCTGCTTCGGCGCTGGAAATGGAGCAGCCACTGCAAGCGCCTCAAAAGGCACCTCGGAGGGGCCGCTGGATCGTCGGAGCAAGGTCGGCGGCGGCGTGCACGACGACGCACCGAGCGCCGGCGCCGCAGCCGCGGAATGCTCGGCCAGGGGCTCGGAGGAGtccaagaagaggaggagatcATACGAG GACGTTCATGGTACGGATCAAGATCAAGCCAAGGCATCGAACGTGTCCACCGATTCTGCAAACGAGAGCCCGCGCAGCAAGGGCGCCAAAGGCGAGGGGaacggcacggcggcggcggcggcgaatgTGGCGGCCGGCAAGAGGAAATGGAAGGGATCGAAGGAACCCGACGAGCCGGACACGGAAGAGTACATCCATGTCAGGGCCCGGAAGGGGCAGGCAACCAACAGGCACAGCCTCGCTGAGAGG tTGAGAAGGGAGAAGATCAGCGTCAGGATGAAGCTTCTGCAGGACCTTGTTCCTGGTTGCAGCAAA GTCACCGGGAAGGCGATAATGCTGGATGAGATCATCAATTATGTCCAGTCCCTGCAAAGACAAGTGGAG TTCTTATCCATGAAGCTTGCGGCGGTCAATCCAAGACTCGGACTCAACATAGAAGGGCTTCTGTCAAAAGAT CAACTAATTCGCTTCCCCGGGGCTAGTTCACCTGCTCCCATCGGATTCTCATTCTCCCAAGAAATGATTCCCAAACTGCAGAAGCTGTCGTCGCAATCAGGCATGCTCCAGGGAGGCGTTCATGGTGTGACCAATCCAGATGTGTTCAGAACAGGCTCATTCGGAGAGCCTGCATCTCAG ATGTTTCACATTATGGATGGATCATTCCATGATGCGGTGGCGCAAATGGTGTTCCCGTCAGTTATCAGTTCAGAACATTTGACCATAAGGCCTGATCAGGATGGGTTTCATATGTGA